A genomic window from Brassica oleracea var. oleracea cultivar TO1000 chromosome C8, BOL, whole genome shotgun sequence includes:
- the LOC106311787 gene encoding uncharacterized protein LOC106311787 isoform X1: MEAKSNDPADSIDDVDIDQGNETGSTVTSLDDDASVIDVSGQSLELSLPGHSTFDPIKGLYFFRNAFNLIPKSIGELGRLKKLKFFGNEIDLFPPELGNLVDLEYLQVKISSPGFGDGLAWDKLKGLKELELTKVPKRSSALTLLSEISGLRSLTRLSVCHFSIRYIPSEIGCLKSLEYLDLSFNKIKSLPNEISHLTSLMFLKVAHNRLIELPSVLALLQNLESLDVSNNRLTTPDPLDLSLMPRLQILNLQYNRLPSDCCIPAWIQCDLGGNYEEMGVDTCSSLVEMDVYEETPYENNAISVPQGACSHRNPLSMSSTVVSSNGRCVSARKSSKRWKRKHHYLQQRARQDRLNNNKKKWKGEVPPEKKYKVKETRKQEMNVSQNTDKDSVDSICLDDNDKLLEDAEIGDPVITSDDEESSLKADLVSENSESTSEQDSKECCEIKASSPSSSGDADYSSSTERKKPNHSTKRCSDKYLDNPKGSKCLKPSPDIANVSQKYSSSSFCSSEDSLPDGFFDAGRDRPFMPLSKYEEVLPLDSREVILLDRAKDEVLDAITLSARAMVARMKILNCPPADVDQVSINNLEVASYLALFVSDHFGGSDRTAIIERTRKVALSGTNYQKPFVCTCVTGNQDDSAAQDVNFSDVCETSLRSIKYKGNSIVVPLGKLQFGICRHRALLMKFLCDRMEPPVPCELVRGYLDFTPHAWNVVPVKRGDSLVRMVVDACRPHDIREDTDQEYFCRYIPLSRLSESICKRAKLEPGCSFPSLSTSEGVERANSSLIRCKLGSTEAAAKMRTLEVNGASVDDIRTFEYTCLGEVRILGALKHDCIVELYGHELSSKWIASEDGNGHRRVLQSAILMEYIEGGSLKGHIEKLSEAGKHHVPMDLALSIARDVSGALVQLHSKDIIHRDIKSENVLIDLNIQRANGEEPVVKLCDFDRAVPLRSHLHGCCIAHVGIHPPNVCVGTPRWMAPEVFRAMHEQNFYGLEVDIWSFGCLIFELLTLQIPYFDSSELQIQESLQNGKRPKLPEELETLASETEEEESANKLREELDLTESDLDTMRFLIDLFHCCTMESPSDRLSAEDLHEMILSWTKSKSPTGNIANHHRDRTRVVKSYKECRFGPM, translated from the exons ATGGAAGCTAAAAGCAACGATCCTGCTGATTCAATCGATGACGTGGACATTGATCAAGGAAACGAGACTGGTTCCACCGTTACAAGTCTAGATGACGATGCGTCAGTGATCGATGTCTCCGGCCAAAGTCTGGAGCTTTCTCTTCCGGGCCACAGCACATTCGATCCCATCAAAGGTCTCTACTTTTTTCGAAACGCTTTCAATCTGATCCCCAAATCGATCGGGGAGCTCGGGAGGTTGAAGAAGCTCAAGTTTTTCGGCAACGAGATCGATCTGTTCCCACCGGAGCTAGGGAATCTGGTGGATTTGGAGTATCTTCAGGTGAAGATCTCGTCGCCTGGCTTCGGCGACGGCTTGGCGTGGGACAAGCTTAAAGGTTTGAAGGAGCTTGAGCTCACTAAAGTGCCGAAACGTTCTTCTGCTTTGACTCTCTTGAGTGAGATCTCTGGTCTTAGGTCCTTGACAAGGCTCTCTGTTTGTCACTTCTCCATTAG ATATATTCCTTCGGAGATTGGATGTCTCAAGAGTCTGGAGTATCTGGATCTCTCCTTTAACAAGATCAAGAGCTTGCCTAACGAGATAAGTCACCTGACTTCGTTGATGTTCTTGAAGGTTGCTCACAACAGGCTGATTGAGCTACCATCAGTTTTAGCTTTATTACAAAACTTGGAAAGCCTGGACGTATCTAACAACCGGTTAACAACTCCGGATCCTCTCGATCTAAGCTTAATGCCTAGGCTTCAGATTCTTAATTTACAG TACAATAGGCTCCCGAGTGATTGCTGTATACCTGCATGGATACAATGTGATTTGGGAGGGAACTATGAAGAGATGGGAGTTGATACTTGCAGCTCTTTAGTTGAAATGGATGTATATGAAGAAACTCCGTATGAAAACAACGCCATAAGTGTTCCTCAAG GTGCATGCTCCCACCGTAACCCACTAAGTATGTCGTCAACTGTTGTTTCTTCCAACGGTAGATGCGTCTCTGCTAGAAAATCAAGTAAGAGGTGGAAGAGGAAACATCATTACTTACAGCAAAGGGCAAGGCAAGATCGCTTGAACAACAACAAGAAGAAATGGAAAGGTGAAGTCCCTCCGGAGAAGAAGTACAAAGTCAAAGAAACTAGAAAACAGGAGATGAATGTTTCCCAGAACACTGACAAAGATTCAGTTGATAGCATCTGCTTGGATGACAATGATAAACTGTTAGAAGACGCTGAAATAGGAGATCCTGTCATTACTTCTGACGATGAAGAAAGCAGTTTGAAAGCTGATTTGGTTTCTGAAAATTCCGAATCAACGAGTGAACAAGATAGCAAGGAGTGTTGTGAGATTAAGGCATCTTCTCCCTCCTCTTCAGGAGATGCAGACTATAGTTCTTCTACAGAGAGAAAGAAACCAAATCACAGTACAAAGAGATGCTCTGATAAGTACCTGGATAACCCAAAAGGTTCTAAATGCCTTAAACCATCTCCAGACATTGCAAATGTGTCTCAGAAATACAGCAGCAGTTCATTTTGCAGCTCAGAAGATTCTCTTCCTGATGGATTTTTCGATGCTGGACGTGATAGGCCCTTTATGCCTCTTAGTAAGTATGAGGAAGTCTTGCCCCTAGATTCACGTGAAGTCATACTCCTGGACAGGGCAAAGGATGAAGTTTTGGATGCAATCACCCTCTCTGCTCGAGCCATGGTAGCTAGAATGAAGATATTGAACTGTCCACCAGCAGATGTAGATCAAGTCTCCATCAACAACTTGGAAGTTGCATCATACCTCGCCCTCTTTGTGTCAGATCATTTCGGAGGAAGTGACAGAACCGCAATCATCGAAAGAACCAGAAAGGTTGCACTCTCTGGTACAAACTACCAGAAACCTTTTGTTTGCACCTGTGTGACTGGGAATCAAGACGATTCCGCTGCTCAAGATGTCAATTTCTCTGACGTGTGTGAAACATCATTGCGTTCTATCAAGTACAAGGGGAACTCTATAGTGGTTCCTCTAGGGAAGCTACAGTTTGGCATCTGTAGGCACAGGGCCTTGCTCATGAAGTTCCTTTGCGATCGTATGGAGCCTCCTGTGCCTTGCGAGCTCGTTAGAGGCTATCTAGACTTCACTCCACATGCCTGGAACGTTGTTCCTGTGAAGAGAGGTGACTCTTTGGTTCGTATGGTGGTTGATGCTTGCCGTCCTCATGACATCAGAGAAGATACAGATCAAGAATACTTCTGCCG GTACATTCCTCTTAGTCGGCTTAGTGAATCCATTTGCAAAAGAGCAAAACTGGAACCAGGATGCTCTTTTCCTTCCCTGTCAACAAGCGAAGGAGTAGAAAGAGCTAATAGTAGTCTTATCCGTTGCAAGCTTGGCTCCACTGAAGCAGCTGCTAAG ATGCGTACATTAGAGGTTAATGGAGCTTCCGTAGATGACATCAGGACTTTTGAGTATACATGCTTAGGAGAAGTGCGGATTTTAGGAGCGTTGAAACATGACTGTATAGTGGAGTTGTACGGACATGAGTTATCTTCCAAGTGGATAGCCTCGGAAGATGGAAACGGACATAGACGCGTATTGCAATCTGCTATTCTGATGGAATACATAGAAGGAGGATCTCTAAAG GGTCACATTGAGAAGCTTTCTGAAGCTGGTAAGCATCATGTACCAATGGACCTAGCCTTATCTATCGCAAGAGATGTCTCAGGGGCTTTAGTACAGCTGCATTCCAAGGATATAATCCACCGTGACATCAAAAGCGAAAACGTTTTGATCGACCTGAACATCCAAAGAGCAAACGGAGAAGAACCTGTAGTGAAGCTTTGTGACTTCGATAGAGCTGTTCCGCTTAGGTCTCACTTGCACGGTTGCTGCATTGCTCACGTGGGAATACATCCTCCTAATGTATGCGTTGGTACGCCACGTTGGATGGCCCCTGAAGTCTTCCGAGCAATGCACGAACAAAACTTTTACGGACTT GAAGTGGATATCTGGTCATTTGGGTGCCTAATCTTCGAGCTGTTGACACTACAGATCCCATATTTTGATTCATCCGAGCTTCAAATTCAAGAATCTCTACAG AATGGCAAAAGGCCAAAACTACCAGAGGAGTTAGAGACACTGGCCTCTGAAACGGAGGAAGAAGAATCAGCCAATAAACTGCGTGAAGAGCTTGACCTAACCGAATCTGACTTGGACACAATGAGGTTTCTTATCGACTTGTTTCACTGCTGCACGATGGAGTCTCCTTCAGACCGTCTAAGCGCTGAAGACCTTCATGAAATGATTCTTTCATGGACAAAGAGCAAATCTCCTACAG GGAATATCGCCAACCATCATCGAGACCGTACACGTGTAGTGAAATCATACAAGGAATGCAGATTTGGTCCCATGTAA
- the LOC106311788 gene encoding auxin-responsive protein IAA3-like — protein sequence MFVEKMDEFVNLKATELRLGLPGTDNVCEQRVSCNSNSNKRALQPDAENEIESSTMKTPPRKAQIVGWPPVRSYRKNSIQTKKNESDGESQGIYVKVSMDGAPYLRKIDLSCYKGYSDLLKALELMFKFSVGEYSERDGYRGSDFVPTYEDKDGDWMLIGDVPWEMFESNCKRLRIMKGSEARCLGSGV from the exons ATGTTTGTTGAGAAAATGGATGAGTTTGTTAACCTCAAGGCAACGGAGCTGAGGCTGGGATTACCAGGAACAGACAATGTATGTGAACAAAGAGTTTCTTGCAATAGTAATAGCAATAAGAGAGCATTACAACCTGATGCTGAGAATGAGATTGAATCATCAACGATGAAAACCCCTCCAAGAAA GGCTCAGATTGTTGGATGGCCACCAGTTAGATCATACAGGAAGAACAGCATTCAGACAAAGAAGAATGAATCTGATGGTGAGAGTCAAGGAATCTATGTGAAAGTGAGTATGGATGGTGCACCATACTTGAGGAAAATAGATTTGAGTTGTTACAAAGGATACTCAGACTTGCTCAAAGCTTTGGAGCTGATGTTCAAGTTCTCTGTGGGAGAGTACTCTGAGAGAGATGGATATAGAGGCTCAGACTTTGTGCCTACTTATGAAGACAAAGATGGTGATTGGATGCTTATTGGAGATGTTCCATGGGA GATGTTTGAATCTAATTGCAAGAGATTAAGGATCATGAAAGGTTCAGAAGCCAGGTGTTTAGGCTCTGGTGTATGA
- the LOC106311787 gene encoding uncharacterized protein LOC106311787 isoform X2 has protein sequence MEAKSNDPADSIDDVDIDQGNETGSTVTSLDDDASVIDVSGQSLELSLPGHSTFDPIKGLYFFRNAFNLIPKSIGELGRLKKLKFFGNEIDLFPPELGNLVDLEYLQVKISSPGFGDGLAWDKLKGLKELELTKVPKRSSALTLLSEISGLRSLTRLSVCHFSIRYIPSEIGCLKSLEYLDLSFNKIKSLPNEISHLTSLMFLKVAHNRLIELPSVLALLQNLESLDVSNNRLTTPDPLDLSLMPRLQILNLQYNRLPSDCCIPAWIQCDLGGNYEEMGVDTCSSLVEMDVYEETPYENNAISVPQGACSHRNPLSMSSTVVSSNGRCVSARKSSKRWKRKHHYLQQRARQDRLNNNKKKWKGEVPPEKKYKVKETRKQEMNVSQNTDKDSVDSICLDDNDKLLEDAEIGDPVITSDDEESSLKADLVSENSESTSEQDSKECCEIKASSPSSSGDADYSSSTERKKPNHSTKRCSDKYLDNPKGSKCLKPSPDIANVSQKYSSSSFCSSEDSLPDGFFDAGRDRPFMPLSKYEEVLPLDSREVILLDRAKDEVLDAITLSARAMVARMKILNCPPADVDQVSINNLEVASYLALFVSDHFGGSDRTAIIERTRKVALSGTNYQKPFVCTCVTGNQDDSAAQDVNFSDVCETSLRSIKYKGNSIVVPLGKLQFGICRHRALLMKFLCDRMEPPVPCELVRGYLDFTPHAWNVVPVKRGDSLVRMVVDACRPHDIREDTDQEYFCRYIPLSRLSESICKRAKLEPGCSFPSLSTSEGVERANSSLIRCKLGSTEAAAKMRTLEVNGASVDDIRTFEYTCLGEVRILGALKHDCIVELYGHELSSKWIASEDGNGHRRVLQSAILMEYIEGGSLKGHIEKLSEAGKHHVPMDLALSIARDVSGALVQLHSKDIIHRDIKSENVLIDLNIQRANGEEPVVKLCDFDRAVPLRSHLHGCCIAHVGIHPPNVCVGTPRWMAPEVFRAMHEQNFYGLEVDIWSFGCLIFELLTLQIPYFDSSELQIQESLQNGKRPKLPEELETLASETEEEESANKLREELDLTESDLDTMRFLIDLFHCCTMESPSDRLSAEDLHEMILSWTKSKSPTGTSFTSSQSSQAFEA, from the exons ATGGAAGCTAAAAGCAACGATCCTGCTGATTCAATCGATGACGTGGACATTGATCAAGGAAACGAGACTGGTTCCACCGTTACAAGTCTAGATGACGATGCGTCAGTGATCGATGTCTCCGGCCAAAGTCTGGAGCTTTCTCTTCCGGGCCACAGCACATTCGATCCCATCAAAGGTCTCTACTTTTTTCGAAACGCTTTCAATCTGATCCCCAAATCGATCGGGGAGCTCGGGAGGTTGAAGAAGCTCAAGTTTTTCGGCAACGAGATCGATCTGTTCCCACCGGAGCTAGGGAATCTGGTGGATTTGGAGTATCTTCAGGTGAAGATCTCGTCGCCTGGCTTCGGCGACGGCTTGGCGTGGGACAAGCTTAAAGGTTTGAAGGAGCTTGAGCTCACTAAAGTGCCGAAACGTTCTTCTGCTTTGACTCTCTTGAGTGAGATCTCTGGTCTTAGGTCCTTGACAAGGCTCTCTGTTTGTCACTTCTCCATTAG ATATATTCCTTCGGAGATTGGATGTCTCAAGAGTCTGGAGTATCTGGATCTCTCCTTTAACAAGATCAAGAGCTTGCCTAACGAGATAAGTCACCTGACTTCGTTGATGTTCTTGAAGGTTGCTCACAACAGGCTGATTGAGCTACCATCAGTTTTAGCTTTATTACAAAACTTGGAAAGCCTGGACGTATCTAACAACCGGTTAACAACTCCGGATCCTCTCGATCTAAGCTTAATGCCTAGGCTTCAGATTCTTAATTTACAG TACAATAGGCTCCCGAGTGATTGCTGTATACCTGCATGGATACAATGTGATTTGGGAGGGAACTATGAAGAGATGGGAGTTGATACTTGCAGCTCTTTAGTTGAAATGGATGTATATGAAGAAACTCCGTATGAAAACAACGCCATAAGTGTTCCTCAAG GTGCATGCTCCCACCGTAACCCACTAAGTATGTCGTCAACTGTTGTTTCTTCCAACGGTAGATGCGTCTCTGCTAGAAAATCAAGTAAGAGGTGGAAGAGGAAACATCATTACTTACAGCAAAGGGCAAGGCAAGATCGCTTGAACAACAACAAGAAGAAATGGAAAGGTGAAGTCCCTCCGGAGAAGAAGTACAAAGTCAAAGAAACTAGAAAACAGGAGATGAATGTTTCCCAGAACACTGACAAAGATTCAGTTGATAGCATCTGCTTGGATGACAATGATAAACTGTTAGAAGACGCTGAAATAGGAGATCCTGTCATTACTTCTGACGATGAAGAAAGCAGTTTGAAAGCTGATTTGGTTTCTGAAAATTCCGAATCAACGAGTGAACAAGATAGCAAGGAGTGTTGTGAGATTAAGGCATCTTCTCCCTCCTCTTCAGGAGATGCAGACTATAGTTCTTCTACAGAGAGAAAGAAACCAAATCACAGTACAAAGAGATGCTCTGATAAGTACCTGGATAACCCAAAAGGTTCTAAATGCCTTAAACCATCTCCAGACATTGCAAATGTGTCTCAGAAATACAGCAGCAGTTCATTTTGCAGCTCAGAAGATTCTCTTCCTGATGGATTTTTCGATGCTGGACGTGATAGGCCCTTTATGCCTCTTAGTAAGTATGAGGAAGTCTTGCCCCTAGATTCACGTGAAGTCATACTCCTGGACAGGGCAAAGGATGAAGTTTTGGATGCAATCACCCTCTCTGCTCGAGCCATGGTAGCTAGAATGAAGATATTGAACTGTCCACCAGCAGATGTAGATCAAGTCTCCATCAACAACTTGGAAGTTGCATCATACCTCGCCCTCTTTGTGTCAGATCATTTCGGAGGAAGTGACAGAACCGCAATCATCGAAAGAACCAGAAAGGTTGCACTCTCTGGTACAAACTACCAGAAACCTTTTGTTTGCACCTGTGTGACTGGGAATCAAGACGATTCCGCTGCTCAAGATGTCAATTTCTCTGACGTGTGTGAAACATCATTGCGTTCTATCAAGTACAAGGGGAACTCTATAGTGGTTCCTCTAGGGAAGCTACAGTTTGGCATCTGTAGGCACAGGGCCTTGCTCATGAAGTTCCTTTGCGATCGTATGGAGCCTCCTGTGCCTTGCGAGCTCGTTAGAGGCTATCTAGACTTCACTCCACATGCCTGGAACGTTGTTCCTGTGAAGAGAGGTGACTCTTTGGTTCGTATGGTGGTTGATGCTTGCCGTCCTCATGACATCAGAGAAGATACAGATCAAGAATACTTCTGCCG GTACATTCCTCTTAGTCGGCTTAGTGAATCCATTTGCAAAAGAGCAAAACTGGAACCAGGATGCTCTTTTCCTTCCCTGTCAACAAGCGAAGGAGTAGAAAGAGCTAATAGTAGTCTTATCCGTTGCAAGCTTGGCTCCACTGAAGCAGCTGCTAAG ATGCGTACATTAGAGGTTAATGGAGCTTCCGTAGATGACATCAGGACTTTTGAGTATACATGCTTAGGAGAAGTGCGGATTTTAGGAGCGTTGAAACATGACTGTATAGTGGAGTTGTACGGACATGAGTTATCTTCCAAGTGGATAGCCTCGGAAGATGGAAACGGACATAGACGCGTATTGCAATCTGCTATTCTGATGGAATACATAGAAGGAGGATCTCTAAAG GGTCACATTGAGAAGCTTTCTGAAGCTGGTAAGCATCATGTACCAATGGACCTAGCCTTATCTATCGCAAGAGATGTCTCAGGGGCTTTAGTACAGCTGCATTCCAAGGATATAATCCACCGTGACATCAAAAGCGAAAACGTTTTGATCGACCTGAACATCCAAAGAGCAAACGGAGAAGAACCTGTAGTGAAGCTTTGTGACTTCGATAGAGCTGTTCCGCTTAGGTCTCACTTGCACGGTTGCTGCATTGCTCACGTGGGAATACATCCTCCTAATGTATGCGTTGGTACGCCACGTTGGATGGCCCCTGAAGTCTTCCGAGCAATGCACGAACAAAACTTTTACGGACTT GAAGTGGATATCTGGTCATTTGGGTGCCTAATCTTCGAGCTGTTGACACTACAGATCCCATATTTTGATTCATCCGAGCTTCAAATTCAAGAATCTCTACAG AATGGCAAAAGGCCAAAACTACCAGAGGAGTTAGAGACACTGGCCTCTGAAACGGAGGAAGAAGAATCAGCCAATAAACTGCGTGAAGAGCTTGACCTAACCGAATCTGACTTGGACACAATGAGGTTTCTTATCGACTTGTTTCACTGCTGCACGATGGAGTCTCCTTCAGACCGTCTAAGCGCTGAAGACCTTCATGAAATGATTCTTTCATGGACAAAGAGCAAATCTCCTACAGGTACTTCTTTCACTTCTTCACAAAGCTCTCAAGCCTTTGAAGCTTGA